Proteins encoded together in one Prevotella scopos JCM 17725 window:
- a CDS encoding threonine/serine ThrE exporter family protein: protein MDEKQMDCSKKTLRRKLDLLLRTGQILMESSADTSRVKRNMERTAAYLGLPKENLHMNIDYYMLQVNVSDEYHSFSKMQRCDKHVINMLAIQEVSKLSWRAIQKDYSLDKYEEELEKIANGKHYYKDWMIAIGAGLACGGFCIQFGCDWTAFFYASIAAILGNRLRMFLNHSGSNLYANFAVAAFVSTILAWLSSFLSTPTVQAALPEFLRPILFTETPWHPLLACALYIVPGVPLINAVNDLLDNHINTGLVRAMNTLLIVIAMSFGIMLAIKCGSFDGFAKDLPTIPHHPFYVYAVAAAISAMGFATIYNIPYRLMPWIALGGVICVCTRNFIFLDPSSGNIGLGLGIVVGSLCGSALISIINIKAVHLLHTPHQCITIPAVIPIVPGVLMYRALYGFMGMHGVVGEVTHAMSFAINGSLVLICIALGVAIPNIFARKWIAPHRNKKLLRMIEERRQRGEFEDLHQYNV from the coding sequence ATGGACGAAAAACAGATGGATTGTTCCAAGAAAACCCTTCGTAGAAAACTCGATTTGCTCCTTCGTACAGGGCAAATTCTTATGGAAAGTTCTGCTGATACGAGTCGTGTGAAGCGAAATATGGAGCGTACAGCAGCTTATTTGGGACTTCCCAAAGAGAATCTGCACATGAACATTGATTATTATATGTTGCAGGTGAATGTTAGTGACGAATATCATAGTTTTTCTAAGATGCAGCGTTGTGATAAGCATGTAATTAATATGCTTGCGATTCAGGAAGTTTCAAAACTCTCATGGCGTGCTATTCAAAAGGACTATTCGTTAGATAAGTATGAAGAGGAACTTGAGAAGATTGCTAATGGTAAACACTATTACAAGGATTGGATGATTGCTATTGGTGCAGGTCTTGCTTGTGGTGGATTCTGTATTCAGTTCGGTTGTGATTGGACAGCTTTCTTCTATGCTTCTATAGCAGCTATATTGGGTAATCGTCTTCGTATGTTCTTGAATCATTCTGGTTCTAATCTTTATGCCAACTTTGCTGTTGCGGCTTTTGTTAGTACAATTCTTGCATGGTTGTCGTCTTTTCTCTCTACACCTACCGTTCAAGCAGCGCTACCAGAGTTCCTTCGTCCAATTCTGTTTACAGAAACTCCTTGGCATCCACTCTTAGCTTGTGCCCTTTATATTGTTCCAGGAGTCCCTTTAATAAACGCTGTTAATGACTTGTTAGACAATCATATAAACACGGGATTAGTCCGTGCAATGAATACGCTTCTTATTGTCATAGCAATGTCATTTGGTATTATGTTGGCAATTAAATGTGGTAGTTTTGATGGTTTTGCAAAAGACCTCCCTACTATTCCTCATCATCCTTTCTATGTCTATGCTGTTGCTGCTGCAATTTCTGCTATGGGCTTTGCAACGATTTATAATATTCCATATCGTTTGATGCCTTGGATTGCCTTAGGTGGTGTTATCTGTGTTTGTACGCGAAACTTTATATTCCTCGATCCTTCATCAGGCAATATAGGACTTGGTTTGGGAATTGTAGTTGGTTCTCTTTGTGGTTCAGCATTGATATCTATTATTAATATTAAGGCAGTTCACCTCCTTCATACACCACATCAGTGTATTACAATTCCAGCTGTTATTCCTATTGTCCCTGGTGTACTTATGTATCGCGCACTTTATGGATTTATGGGAATGCATGGCGTTGTAGGAGAGGTAACTCATGCTATGTCATTTGCAATTAATGGTTCTTTAGTATTAATCTGTATCGCACTAGGCGTTGCAATTCCAAATATCTTTGCGAGAAAATGGATAGCACCTCATCGTAACAAAAAATTGCTACGTATGATTGAAGAGCGCCGGCAACGTGGTGAGTTTGAAGATTTGCATCAGTATAATGTGTGA
- a CDS encoding DUF4347 domain-containing protein, with protein MGKKKGVAINFVKTTSDVIRELNKSKRDNDKITELSIFSHGTASNVAFGYENTGVKYTDIENPTNMNNYNIGQLSREDFANNARIDLYSCNSASLFGFGKKTFATTDAMIKAVDIGPHIQLVNANCT; from the coding sequence TTGGGCAAAAAGAAGGGGGTTGCCATAAATTTCGTTAAAACAACGTCTGATGTGATAAGAGAATTAAATAAATCAAAAAGAGATAATGACAAAATCACAGAATTGTCAATTTTCTCACATGGTACAGCGAGCAATGTTGCATTTGGATATGAAAATACAGGGGTTAAATATACCGATATAGAAAATCCTACAAATATGAATAACTATAATATAGGACAGTTAAGCCGTGAAGATTTTGCGAATAATGCAAGGATAGATTTATATTCATGTAATTCTGCTTCGTTGTTTGGTTTTGGAAAGAAAACTTTTGCTACAACTGATGCAATGATAAAAGCTGTAGATATAGGACCGCACATTCAATTAGTAAATGCGAATTGTACGTGA
- a CDS encoding IS1/IS1595 family N-terminal zinc-binding domain-containing protein, whose product MKGGKSSTGKQRYRCKNCQNRFITVYNIQTLSS is encoded by the coding sequence ATCAAAGGTGGTAAAAGTAGTACAGGTAAACAACGCTACCGATGTAAGAATTGCCAGAACCGTTTTATTACCGTCTACAACATACAAACCCTATCTTCCTAA